In Bacteroidales bacterium, one DNA window encodes the following:
- a CDS encoding L-rhamnose mutarotase produces MKYTKKTGYPSKQYPFPTKRYCQTLDLKNDPALIAEYIERHSEARHWPEINEGIRSVGILEMEIYQIDIRLFMIVETPLDFEWDTAFEKLSKLPRQEEWEEYMSVFQNSQPGASSAEKWQLMDRIFRLY; encoded by the coding sequence ATGAAATATACGAAAAAAACCGGATACCCATCCAAACAGTATCCTTTCCCGACGAAACGGTATTGTCAGACCCTTGACCTGAAAAATGACCCTGCATTGATTGCAGAATATATTGAACGGCACAGCGAAGCCAGGCACTGGCCTGAGATCAATGAAGGGATCCGTAGTGTAGGGATCCTGGAAATGGAGATCTATCAAATAGACATCCGACTGTTCATGATCGTAGAAACACCTTTGGATTTCGAATGGGATACCGCATTCGAAAAATTATCCAAATTGCCAAGACAGGAAGAATGGGAAGAATATATGTCTGTTTTTCAGAACAGCCAACCAGGAGCAAGTTCCGCCGAAAAATGGCAACTGATGGACCGGATCTTCAGGCTTTATTGA
- a CDS encoding DUF3857 and transglutaminase domain-containing protein: MRKLLITSGALLMLTVALTKAQKPNYERIFGKVSNYELAMTEYEKDKEAEAVVLYETGRYFFRFNDSRGRFDLIMEIKTKIKVLKQAGIKYGEFEIPLYYGDEVETIYGLEGAVYNLDHGKIQKTEFNKKNIYEERPHTNWKVLKFAMPDVREGSVIELQYSLITPYYFNMREWNFQKKIPVVYSSLEYKAIPYYEYVYILKGASKLDEFENEISNHDIQFGRYKYKEIIYLMGMNDLPAFKDEEFITSEKDYMISLNFQISKYHYPSGGNREEMSTWPLICDALIKETSFGKYIKSSEKSAHKMLPELDLKNMTEKEKIEKITQYVKFNYNWNGRESKYSSLKTADFLKQKTGNSADINLFLTGMLRAAGFDANPVVLSTRRNGMINTEYPFIQFLNYVIVQVSGRDTTYLLDATESMLRFDELPQRCINVNGLVVTPKSDTWFYIVQNEPAFTVKSFDVRLNETLDALEVHTEVTSYAHDAYHYRRIFRNKPDHLLEMLKNRGVESAREIDTKNYLNLDQPFVFSYQSSPPVEKADNKIFVSPFLNQSVTENIFKQARRELHVDLILYHAAEYKSVIEIPQGYKVEYLPESKSYNNKAMKIDYQAEKKENKIHITASYEFKSNLYPAKDYPVLKMSYEEIVKKFNEMIVLVKE, encoded by the coding sequence ATGAGAAAATTATTGATTACCAGTGGAGCATTACTGATGTTAACTGTTGCTTTGACTAAAGCGCAAAAGCCTAATTATGAGCGCATTTTCGGAAAAGTCAGCAACTATGAGTTAGCGATGACTGAATATGAAAAGGATAAAGAAGCGGAGGCTGTAGTCTTGTATGAAACGGGGCGGTATTTTTTCAGGTTCAATGATTCCAGAGGCAGGTTTGACCTGATTATGGAAATAAAAACCAAAATTAAAGTATTGAAGCAGGCCGGGATCAAATATGGGGAATTTGAGATACCGTTGTACTATGGTGATGAAGTGGAAACCATTTATGGTTTGGAAGGCGCTGTATACAATTTAGACCATGGGAAAATACAAAAGACCGAGTTCAACAAAAAAAATATCTACGAAGAGAGACCGCATACGAACTGGAAAGTTTTGAAATTTGCGATGCCCGATGTCCGTGAAGGATCGGTCATTGAGTTACAATATTCCCTCATCACTCCCTATTACTTCAACATGCGGGAATGGAACTTTCAGAAAAAGATACCGGTGGTGTATAGTTCATTGGAATACAAAGCAATTCCGTATTATGAATACGTATATATCCTGAAGGGCGCTTCTAAGCTGGATGAATTTGAGAATGAAATCTCTAATCATGATATCCAGTTTGGGAGATATAAGTATAAGGAAATAATTTATTTGATGGGAATGAATGATCTTCCTGCATTTAAAGATGAGGAATTCATTACCTCTGAAAAGGATTATATGATCAGCCTGAATTTTCAGATATCAAAATATCATTACCCATCAGGTGGTAACAGGGAAGAGATGAGCACATGGCCGCTTATTTGCGATGCTTTGATAAAAGAGACCAGTTTCGGGAAATATATCAAATCAAGCGAAAAATCTGCTCATAAAATGCTTCCTGAACTGGACCTGAAAAACATGACAGAAAAAGAAAAGATAGAGAAGATCACACAATATGTAAAGTTCAATTATAACTGGAATGGTCGGGAATCAAAATATTCATCTTTAAAAACCGCGGATTTTCTGAAACAAAAAACAGGGAATTCAGCAGACATTAATTTATTCCTGACAGGAATGCTGCGTGCTGCCGGTTTTGATGCAAATCCGGTGGTCTTAAGTACCCGTAGGAATGGGATGATCAATACTGAATATCCTTTTATCCAGTTTTTAAATTATGTGATCGTACAGGTATCCGGCCGCGACACAACCTATTTATTGGATGCAACCGAGTCTATGCTCCGTTTTGACGAGCTACCGCAACGATGTATCAATGTGAACGGATTGGTGGTAACTCCTAAATCCGATACATGGTTTTATATTGTCCAGAATGAACCGGCATTTACGGTAAAATCATTTGATGTCAGGTTGAATGAAACACTGGATGCATTAGAGGTGCATACTGAGGTCACCTCATATGCCCATGATGCATACCATTACCGGAGGATATTCCGGAATAAGCCGGATCATCTTTTGGAAATGCTAAAAAATCGGGGTGTTGAATCTGCCCGTGAGATCGATACCAAAAACTATCTAAACCTGGACCAGCCTTTCGTTTTTTCCTACCAGAGTAGCCCTCCTGTTGAAAAGGCGGACAACAAAATATTCGTATCTCCTTTTCTTAATCAGTCTGTAACCGAAAATATATTTAAACAAGCCAGGCGGGAACTTCATGTCGATCTCATATTGTATCATGCCGCCGAATATAAAAGTGTGATCGAGATTCCCCAGGGTTATAAAGTAGAATATCTACCGGAAAGTAAGTCATATAACAACAAGGCCATGAAGATCGATTACCAGGCCGAAAAAAAGGAGAATAAAATCCATATCACTGCCTCATATGAGTTTAAAAGTAATTTATACCCTGCCAAAGACTATCCGGTTCTAAAGATGTCGTATGAAGAAATAGTGAAAAAATTTAATGAGATGATTGTTTTGGTCAAAGAATAA
- a CDS encoding DUF3857 domain-containing protein codes for MRRLLLFIFCYPIFSTILHAQEYDQEILSHVSYLQASESKLICMDTVVRQINTRMGESMAKVMLPYNKMQKLTIGDAWIEDRHGRIIRKLKKSEISDESTVSNSSLYEDEFVKSFILKHNDYPYRIIYSYKIVLTDFLQILAFEPTYRVPIRKKKIVLDIPFDYQIRYKHENVSFPVIDTIGNRIRMEWNTTYTPVKREKDAPFSESKTPIIHIVPVNFKYGIRGSWENWQTFGDWVYRLNAKSGKLPETEKSTVDRLLQGTTDVREKIKLLYHYLQDNTRYINVKINVGGLKAYPASYVSANKYGDCKALCNYMQALLTYAGIPSYYTLVRAENEVFDIDKTFPSQAFNHIILTIPLVKDTLFLECTNKNIPAGYLGTFTQGRDVLIIDGLNSRFVKTPSLQPDEVLCERMIHTSLATSSIPATLTMKQRGEDYEYFTFLSSQLNRNDAEIYIRNHVLSGTFTLSNITFEKLPREIPEINIIAQLNMPDVCRKYGNNILINSFPHDLPAYEHPEKRTQGVRFDYPVYYRDSIVYHFTDDIKVNMVPQNISAESKYGHYMLKYKIADEKLIMEKEILINKGIYPLSEYGDFYSFISEIKNNEKKNTLIN; via the coding sequence ATGAGACGTCTGTTACTTTTTATTTTTTGTTACCCAATTTTCTCAACCATTCTGCATGCTCAGGAATATGACCAGGAAATATTGAGCCATGTATCCTATTTGCAGGCTTCGGAAAGCAAACTAATCTGTATGGATACTGTTGTCCGTCAGATCAACACGAGAATGGGGGAATCAATGGCAAAAGTAATGCTCCCTTATAATAAAATGCAAAAACTGACCATCGGGGATGCATGGATTGAGGATCGCCATGGACGGATTATCCGTAAACTGAAAAAATCGGAGATAAGTGATGAAAGCACTGTTTCCAATTCTTCATTATATGAAGACGAATTTGTGAAATCTTTTATATTAAAACACAATGACTATCCTTACAGAATAATCTATTCCTATAAAATCGTCTTAACAGATTTTTTACAGATTTTGGCTTTTGAACCTACCTATAGAGTTCCTATCCGGAAAAAGAAGATTGTTCTTGATATCCCGTTTGATTATCAGATCCGTTATAAGCATGAAAATGTATCTTTTCCGGTAATCGACACTATAGGAAATAGGATCAGGATGGAATGGAATACAACATACACACCTGTAAAACGGGAAAAAGACGCACCATTTTCTGAATCCAAGACACCTATCATCCATATAGTTCCTGTTAATTTTAAATATGGCATCCGGGGTTCATGGGAAAACTGGCAGACTTTTGGGGACTGGGTATATCGTTTAAATGCGAAATCCGGGAAATTACCGGAAACAGAGAAAAGTACCGTTGACAGATTGTTACAGGGAACAACAGATGTCCGCGAAAAAATCAAGCTATTATACCATTATTTACAGGACAATACCCGGTACATTAATGTAAAGATAAATGTCGGGGGATTAAAAGCTTACCCCGCTAGTTATGTGTCTGCAAATAAATATGGGGATTGTAAAGCATTGTGCAACTATATGCAGGCGTTATTGACATATGCAGGTATCCCATCCTACTACACTCTGGTAAGAGCAGAAAATGAGGTATTCGATATTGACAAAACATTCCCTTCACAGGCCTTTAATCATATTATCCTGACGATTCCATTAGTGAAAGATACGCTGTTTCTGGAGTGTACCAATAAAAATATTCCTGCAGGATATCTGGGAACATTTACACAAGGGCGCGATGTCCTGATCATTGACGGATTGAACAGCCGATTTGTTAAAACCCCTTCACTCCAACCTGATGAAGTATTATGTGAACGCATGATCCATACATCGTTGGCTACAAGCTCCATTCCTGCGACATTGACCATGAAGCAACGCGGGGAAGATTATGAATATTTTACTTTTCTTTCCTCGCAACTGAACCGTAATGACGCAGAAATCTATATCCGGAATCATGTCTTATCCGGAACTTTCACCCTTTCCAATATCACATTTGAAAAACTACCCCGGGAGATCCCTGAAATTAATATCATAGCACAATTAAACATGCCGGATGTATGTAGAAAATATGGCAACAACATCCTGATTAATTCTTTTCCCCATGACTTACCGGCATACGAACATCCGGAAAAACGGACACAGGGGGTGCGATTTGATTATCCTGTATATTACAGGGACAGTATTGTTTATCATTTTACAGACGACATAAAGGTAAATATGGTACCACAGAATATTTCCGCAGAATCAAAATATGGACACTATATGCTCAAATATAAAATTGCCGACGAAAAACTGATTATGGAAAAAGAAATATTGATCAACAAAGGTATTTATCCATTGTCCGAGTATGGTGACTTTTATTCATTTATTTCCGAAATAAAAAACAACGAAAAGAAAAATACATTAATTAATTGA
- a CDS encoding PorT family protein: protein MKYNPSVLFKWFLLCFLLCISIDGSKANDSARFHFGLKVGVGSTYLTHHHLYMLGDNRITFTAGGLGEYWINDWFAIQMFAEYTHKGGSMLDPRIFYAKDDPMLEIPELGKTLYRTNLTIHTIELPITARFSLPLKSGAFKPFFAAGPSFGYNFHARADNYYRWEFDGAPNDLLDETSDWVIKKIASWNVSVYTQLGTEIKTDGRITFETGVTFRLGMTYEDRFFYTLFHKFSTITTLAYIAVKW, encoded by the coding sequence ATGAAATATAATCCATCAGTACTCTTCAAGTGGTTTTTACTATGCTTTTTATTGTGCATTTCCATTGACGGATCAAAAGCAAACGATTCCGCTCGCTTCCATTTTGGCTTAAAAGTGGGCGTAGGTTCTACCTACCTGACCCATCATCATTTGTATATGCTGGGAGATAACCGTATTACCTTCACAGCGGGTGGGCTTGGTGAATACTGGATCAATGATTGGTTCGCTATCCAAATGTTTGCAGAATATACACATAAAGGTGGCTCGATGCTTGATCCTCGTATCTTTTACGCCAAGGACGACCCGATGCTGGAAATTCCGGAATTGGGAAAAACACTTTACCGCACCAACCTTACCATACATACCATTGAGTTACCCATTACCGCACGTTTCTCTTTGCCTTTAAAATCAGGGGCGTTTAAGCCATTTTTTGCCGCGGGACCCTCATTCGGGTATAATTTCCATGCCCGTGCCGATAATTATTACCGCTGGGAATTTGACGGGGCTCCTAATGACCTTCTGGATGAGACGTCAGATTGGGTCATCAAAAAAATTGCGTCATGGAATGTTTCTGTGTATACCCAGCTCGGCACTGAAATAAAAACTGACGGACGGATTACATTTGAGACAGGTGTAACTTTTCGTTTGGGTATGACTTATGAAGATCGTTTTTTTTACACACTTTTCCATAAATTCAGTACCATTACAACATTGGCCTACATTGCTGTAAAATGGTGA
- a CDS encoding aldo/keto reductase: MLTITLNNGIKMPMLGFGTFKVPDGETTIQSVKTALNLGYRHIDTAAVYQNERGVGEGIRQSGLDRKDIFLTSKLWNSDQGYDSTLKAFDATLQRLGFDYLDLYLIHWPKPLNKETWRAMEKLYKEKRIRSIGVSNFHIHHLEDLLSDCEIKPMVNQIEFHPRLVQPSLLDFCRKQQIQFEAWSPLMQGKIFSIPLLKELAQKYQKSVSQIVLRWDIQMGVVTIPKSTHTERIKENMEIFDFEISQEDMDAISQLDQNERVGADPDNFNF, translated from the coding sequence ATGCTGACTATTACTTTAAATAATGGCATTAAAATGCCGATGCTTGGCTTTGGGACCTTTAAGGTACCGGATGGCGAAACAACTATTCAATCGGTAAAAACAGCGTTGAATTTGGGTTATCGTCATATCGATACGGCTGCGGTATATCAGAATGAGCGTGGCGTAGGAGAAGGCATCAGGCAGAGCGGGTTAGACCGGAAGGATATCTTTTTAACCAGTAAGCTTTGGAACAGCGATCAAGGCTACGATTCAACCCTTAAAGCTTTTGACGCTACCCTACAACGCTTGGGATTTGATTACCTGGATCTATACCTGATCCATTGGCCTAAGCCGTTGAATAAAGAAACCTGGCGGGCTATGGAAAAGTTATATAAGGAAAAACGCATACGTTCTATAGGCGTTTCAAATTTCCATATCCATCATTTGGAAGATCTATTGTCGGATTGTGAAATCAAGCCAATGGTGAACCAGATTGAATTTCATCCACGGTTAGTACAGCCATCATTATTGGATTTCTGCAGAAAACAGCAAATTCAGTTTGAAGCCTGGAGCCCCTTAATGCAAGGTAAAATATTTTCTATTCCTTTATTAAAAGAATTGGCACAAAAATACCAGAAGTCTGTATCTCAAATTGTTTTGCGATGGGATATTCAGATGGGTGTTGTTACTATACCTAAATCTACTCATACCGAACGAATTAAAGAAAATATGGAAATTTTTGATTTTGAGATAAGTCAAGAAGATATGGATGCTATTTCCCAACTTGATCAAAATGAAAGAGTAGGAGCAGATCCGGACAATTTCAATTTTTAA
- a CDS encoding MlaD family protein: MKFKKEIKIGIIVTLIIFLFLWGYNFLKGRNLFSSYNYYYTVFPKIDGLQKSSPVTVNGYVVGLVSDISFGSEKLDELVVEIGVKKSYKIPDNSLVEITSDLLGTKSVVLLLGNSGTIAEKGDTLTGSMSAGMLDAISEKLIPVADNANRLIISIDSLMLALQNTFNDDTQQNIKSIVANLEQLISSERKKISSILTNFESVSGNLKKSNEDISSVISNLNSFSNTLAASDVKTTIDNANRSLAHLSTLLEGINDGQGTIGQLARNDSLYIYLQRSLEDLDKLLVDLRENPRDYVHFSLFGKKKSKK; encoded by the coding sequence ATGAAGTTTAAAAAGGAGATCAAAATTGGAATTATCGTCACCCTGATTATCTTTCTTTTTCTATGGGGATATAACTTCCTGAAAGGGCGAAACTTATTTTCTTCATACAATTACTATTATACCGTTTTCCCAAAAATTGACGGATTGCAGAAATCAAGTCCAGTTACAGTTAACGGTTATGTTGTAGGTCTGGTAAGCGATATATCATTCGGCTCGGAAAAATTGGATGAATTGGTGGTGGAAATCGGAGTAAAAAAGAGTTATAAAATCCCTGATAACAGTTTAGTGGAGATCACCAGTGACCTGCTCGGAACGAAATCTGTTGTTTTATTGCTGGGCAATAGTGGAACCATTGCAGAAAAAGGCGATACATTGACCGGATCTATGTCTGCAGGCATGTTGGATGCTATTTCAGAAAAATTAATACCTGTTGCCGACAATGCCAACCGGCTGATTATCTCTATCGATTCATTAATGCTGGCTTTACAGAATACATTTAATGACGATACCCAGCAAAACATAAAAAGCATTGTTGCGAATCTGGAACAATTGATCTCTTCAGAACGTAAAAAGATAAGTTCAATACTGACCAACTTTGAATCGGTATCAGGTAACCTGAAAAAAAGTAATGAAGACATCTCCAGCGTAATTTCCAATTTGAATTCATTTTCCAATACCCTGGCGGCATCGGATGTTAAGACGACCATCGACAATGCCAACCGGTCATTAGCACATTTAAGCACCTTACTGGAAGGGATCAATGACGGGCAAGGCACAATAGGACAGTTGGCACGAAATGATTCCCTGTATATTTATCTGCAGCGTTCTCTGGAAGATCTGGATAAGTTACTGGTCGATCTTCGGGAAAACCCCAGGGATTATGTCCACTTCTCGCTTTTTGGCAAGAAAAAATCGAAGAAATAA
- a CDS encoding SDR family oxidoreductase, translating to MHSFEGKIIWITGASSGIGEALAYEWSKSGARIILSARRENELQRVKAACAHPDLCEVVPLDLSDQKQIETTAEQVLQQFGTVDILVNNGGISQRSLVIDTDVAVDRRIMEVDYFSGVILSKKLLPAMIAKGSGHIVAISSIVGMFGFPLRSAYSAAKHAIHGFYESVWAELHQQGIRVTVACPGRILTNVSLHALTKDGTPHGIMDHAQENGITAETCARKIIKAVKRNKKEVYIGKKDLLMIYFKRYIPWLYYKLVSKVQPK from the coding sequence ATGCATTCTTTTGAAGGAAAAATCATCTGGATAACAGGGGCATCATCAGGGATCGGAGAAGCCCTGGCTTACGAATGGTCAAAATCAGGAGCAAGGATTATCTTGTCTGCACGTCGTGAAAATGAATTACAACGTGTAAAAGCAGCCTGCGCCCACCCTGACTTATGTGAGGTTGTCCCACTCGATCTTTCCGACCAGAAACAAATAGAAACAACAGCTGAACAAGTCTTACAGCAGTTTGGAACAGTGGATATCCTGGTCAATAACGGAGGGATCAGCCAACGTTCACTTGTAATAGATACTGATGTAGCCGTGGATCGGCGTATTATGGAAGTGGATTATTTCAGTGGAGTGATCCTTTCTAAAAAACTCCTTCCTGCAATGATAGCAAAAGGTAGCGGACATATTGTTGCCATCAGCAGCATTGTGGGAATGTTCGGATTTCCTTTACGTTCGGCATATTCTGCTGCAAAACATGCCATACATGGTTTTTATGAATCAGTATGGGCTGAACTGCATCAACAGGGAATCCGTGTAACCGTAGCCTGTCCGGGACGTATTCTGACCAATGTTTCCCTGCATGCACTAACAAAAGACGGAACACCTCATGGAATAATGGATCATGCCCAGGAAAATGGGATTACAGCAGAAACCTGTGCCCGGAAAATCATTAAAGCCGTAAAAAGAAATAAAAAAGAGGTATACATCGGCAAAAAAGATCTGCTCATGATTTATTTTAAAAGATATATTCCCTGGTTGTACTATAAACTGGTTTCGAAAGTACAACCTAAATAA
- the hisIE gene encoding bifunctional phosphoribosyl-AMP cyclohydrolase/phosphoribosyl-ATP diphosphatase HisIE: MNLDFNKAGGLVPSVVQDAITGKVLMVGFMNEEAYDKTVKSNLVTFYSRTRNRLWTKGEESGNCLDVVDILVDCDYDTLLIKANPRGPVCHTGEDTCFGEDNKQEGVRFLNYLQNFITRRKKEMPAGSYTTKLFESGINKIAQKVGEEAVELVIEAKDENDDLFLNEAADLMYHFIVLLAARNSNLDEVAKVLISRHKE, encoded by the coding sequence ATGAATCTGGATTTCAACAAAGCAGGTGGATTGGTTCCTTCTGTCGTTCAGGACGCCATTACCGGAAAGGTACTTATGGTAGGCTTCATGAATGAAGAAGCATATGATAAAACGGTGAAAAGCAACCTGGTTACCTTTTATAGCCGCACACGCAACCGTTTATGGACCAAAGGAGAGGAAAGCGGAAATTGTTTGGATGTAGTTGATATACTCGTTGATTGCGATTATGACACGCTTTTGATCAAGGCCAATCCTCGTGGGCCGGTATGCCATACAGGTGAAGATACCTGTTTTGGAGAAGACAACAAACAGGAAGGGGTCCGCTTTCTGAATTATCTTCAAAATTTTATTACACGCCGTAAAAAAGAAATGCCCGCAGGTTCATATACCACAAAACTCTTCGAAAGCGGGATCAATAAGATCGCCCAAAAAGTTGGGGAAGAAGCTGTAGAACTGGTTATAGAAGCGAAAGACGAAAATGATGACCTTTTTCTGAATGAAGCTGCCGACCTGATGTATCACTTTATTGTTTTACTCGCCGCCCGCAACAGCAATCTGGATGAAGTCGCCAAAGTTCTTATCAGCAGGCACAAAGAATAA